Proteins encoded within one genomic window of Cucumis sativus cultivar 9930 chromosome 3, Cucumber_9930_V3, whole genome shotgun sequence:
- the LOC101220535 gene encoding flowering time control protein FCA isoform X2, which translates to MTEGFGNGGLRPNCGNPNPILGRKRPRNYSNRTVPGDHAEASGHVKLYVAQVPRTGTEEAIRPLFEVHGDIVEIVILRDKITGQQQGSCFVKYSTSVEADRAIRALDNQYTFPGELTPINVKYADSEKDRLGVLEKLYVGCLNKNTTKREIEEVFSPYGFVEDIYIIRDDLKQSRGSAFVKYARRDMALAAIKALNGNFTMRGCDQPLIVRLADPKKPRIGEQRSTNVSGSPRFGHHPQPFRPEPPVGPAGGCFPNNSYPGQQNSTSLGPPRNASQVASHTPFAPNSMQKPSPQTQEPSSSFAQMSSQPMRSTQQVFQPPTQTDFSKMQNQVLGQQPRQDSHQQQNLQPPSARGVQTFSGTPNSPMGRPSSWVEVTLECDWSEHTCPDGFKYYYNCVTYESLWEKPEEFALFEQQLKEEKLQKPNHQLHSSLSGVSSQEVLPQPNLLSQKLEAQYSSAELDCMRLQSKASPVVSPACV; encoded by the exons ATGACTGAGGGGTTCGGAAACGGGGGTTTGAGGCCCAATTGTGGGAATCCAAATCCAATTTTAGGGCGTAAAAGGCCTAGAAACTATTCCAACAGAACTGTTCCTGGAg ATCATGCTGAGGCTAGTGGTCATGTGAAATTGTATGTTGCACAAGTTCCTCGAACAGGAACTGAAGAAGCT ATACGTCCTTTGTTTGAAGTACATGGAGATATTGTTGAGATTGTAATATTAAGGGATAAGATAACTGGCCAACAACAAg GCAGTTGTTTTGTGAAATACTCTACCTCCGTTGAAGCAGACAGGGCAATCAGAGCTTTGGACAACCAATATACTTTTCCTGGA GAACTGACCCCCATCAATGTAAAATATGCTGACAGTGAAAAGGACCGCCTGG GAGtacttgaaaaattatatgttgGTTGCTTGAATAAAAATACTACAAAAAGGGAAATTGAGGAG GTATTCTCACCTTATGGTTTTGTTGAGGATATTTACATCATACGTGATGACCTGAAGCAAAGCCGAG GATCTGCCTTTGTAAAGTATGCTCGAAGAGATATGGCATTGGCAGCAATCAAAGCATTGAATGGAAATTTTACGATGAGA GGTTGTGATCAGCCATTGATTGTTCGTCTGGCAGACCCTAAGAAACCCAGGATTGGTGAACAAAG AAGCACCAACGTATCAGGAAGCCCGAGATTTGGTCATCATCCTCAACCGTTTAG ACCTGAGCCTCCTGTTGGTCCAGCTGGAGGGTGTTTTCCCAATAATTCATACCCGGGACAACAAAATTCTACAAGTTTAGGACCACCAAGGAATGCTTCCCAAGTGGCATCCCATACCCCTTTTGCTCCGAATAGCATGCAGAAACCATCTCCTCAAACACAGGAACCGTCATCATCTTTTGCTCAAATGTCATCACAACCAATGAGGTCAACACAGCAAGTTTTTCAGCCTCCTACACAGACTGATTTTTCTAAGATGCAGAATCAGGTGCTTGGTCAACAGCCCCGGCAAGATTCACATCAGCAGCAAAATTTACAG CCTCCTTCTGCACGTGGTGTTCAGACCTTTAGTGGTACTCCCAACTCACCTATGGGGCGTCCAAGCTCTTGGGTAGAAGTTACTTTGGAGTGTGATTGGAGTGAACACACCTGCCCAGACGGTTTCAAATACTATTATAACTGTGTCACCTATGAAAGCTTG TGGGAAAAGCCAGAAGAGTTTGCCTTGTTTGAGCAACAACTAAAGGAGGAAAAGcttcaaaaaccaaaccatCAGCTTCATTCTTCATTATCGGGTGTCTCTTCTCAAGAAGTGCTGCCTCAGCCAAATCTTTTGAGTCAAAAACTTGAAGCTCAATATTCCTCAGCT GAGTTGGATTGTATGCGACTTCAATCAAAAGCAAGTCCTGTTGTTAGTCCAGCATGTGTTTAA
- the WRKY55 gene encoding WRKY transcription factor 68 isoform X1 yields MEDYNNNNDDDQQQIIKIEDTSTITDGGGGGDGGGRGGGDGGVFSFSDNIIPNGLFDFCDGDKCSVGFMELLGLNYNSEFTEAFNNPPATPNCSSSVSSASSDALNDDEPPPPPPQQQQQQHSPTKQLKGIKKRKEKEKEKKARFAFMTKSEVDHLEDGYRWRKYGQKAVKNSPFPRSYYRCTSAACNVKKRVERSFADPTVVVTTYEGQHTHPSPILSRSALAVAIPPPSFIPGAGGECVGGVVAMPWLKPSNNDAHDGNTVPAMSHQYFQNSTYITAQNVAANYNRNNHIGAANAAGILQEKRFCNPNSSFLVDHGLLQDVVPPHMLKQE; encoded by the exons ATGGAGGActacaacaacaacaatgaTGATGATCAACAACAGATTATAAAGATAGAAGATACTAGCACTATCACTGATGGCGGCGGCGGAGGCGACGGTGGTGGTCGTGGTGGTGGTGATGGTGGGGTTTTCTCATTTTCCGATAACATAATACCAAATggattgtttgatttttgtgATGGTGATAAATGCTCTGTTGGGTTTATGGAGTTGCTTGGTCTTAATTACAATTCTGAATTTACTGAGGCTTTTAATAATCCTCCAGCCACCCCCAATTGTTCGTCCTCCGTCTCCTCCGCCTCTAGCGACGCTCTTAACGACGACgaaccaccaccaccaccaccacaacaacaacaacaacaacacaGCCCCACTAAACA ATTGAAAGGGATAAaaaagaggaaggagaaggagaaggagaagaaagcaAGATTCGCATTCATGACAAAGAGTGAAGTTGATCATCTAGAAGATGGTTATCGATGGAGAAAGTACGGCCAAAAAGCTGTCAAAAACAGCCCTTTTCCTAg AAGTTATTACCGTTGCACGAGTGCAGCATGTAATGTAAAGAAGAGAGTTGAACGATCTTTTGCTGATCCAACTGTAGTGGTGACCACCTATGAAGGCCAACACACTCACCCAAGCCCTATCCTTAGCCGGTCCGCCCTAGCCGTCGCCATTCCACCTCCCTCTTTCATCCCTGGGGCGGGCGGAGAGTGTGTTGGGGGCGTTGTAGCCATGCCATGGCTCAAACCTAGCAACAATGATGCTCATG ATGGTAACACGGTTCCAGCAATGTCTCATCAATACTTTCAAAACTCGACCTACATCACTGCCCAAAATGTAGCCGCCAACTATAACCGAAACAACCACATCGGAGCAGCGAACGCGGCCGGAATCCTCCAGGAGAAACGGTTTTGTAACCCAAATTCTAGTTTTCTTGTAGACCATGGCCTGCTTCAAGATGTTGTTCCTCCCCACATGCTGAAACAGGAGTaa
- the LOC101220535 gene encoding flowering time control protein FCA isoform X1: MTEGFGNGGLRPNCGNPNPILGRKRPRNYSNRTVPGDHAEASGHVKLYVAQVPRTGTEEAIRPLFEVHGDIVEIVILRDKITGQQQGSCFVKYSTSVEADRAIRALDNQYTFPGELTPINVKYADSEKDRLGVLEKLYVGCLNKNTTKREIEEVFSPYGFVEDIYIIRDDLKQSRGSAFVKYARRDMALAAIKALNGNFTMRGCDQPLIVRLADPKKPRIGEQRSTNVSGSPRFGHHPQPFRPEPPVGPAGGCFPNNSYPGQQNSTSLGPPRNASQVASHTPFAPNSMQKPSPQTQEPSSSFAQMSSQPMRSTQQVFQPPTQTDFSKMQNQVLGQQPRQDSHQQQNLQPPSARGVQTFSGTPNSPMGRPSSWVEVTLECDWSEHTCPDGFKYYYNCVTYESLWEKPEEFALFEQQLKEEKLQKPNHQLHSSLSGVSSQEVLPQPNLLSQKLEAQYSSAVRELDCMRLQSKASPVVSPACV, translated from the exons ATGACTGAGGGGTTCGGAAACGGGGGTTTGAGGCCCAATTGTGGGAATCCAAATCCAATTTTAGGGCGTAAAAGGCCTAGAAACTATTCCAACAGAACTGTTCCTGGAg ATCATGCTGAGGCTAGTGGTCATGTGAAATTGTATGTTGCACAAGTTCCTCGAACAGGAACTGAAGAAGCT ATACGTCCTTTGTTTGAAGTACATGGAGATATTGTTGAGATTGTAATATTAAGGGATAAGATAACTGGCCAACAACAAg GCAGTTGTTTTGTGAAATACTCTACCTCCGTTGAAGCAGACAGGGCAATCAGAGCTTTGGACAACCAATATACTTTTCCTGGA GAACTGACCCCCATCAATGTAAAATATGCTGACAGTGAAAAGGACCGCCTGG GAGtacttgaaaaattatatgttgGTTGCTTGAATAAAAATACTACAAAAAGGGAAATTGAGGAG GTATTCTCACCTTATGGTTTTGTTGAGGATATTTACATCATACGTGATGACCTGAAGCAAAGCCGAG GATCTGCCTTTGTAAAGTATGCTCGAAGAGATATGGCATTGGCAGCAATCAAAGCATTGAATGGAAATTTTACGATGAGA GGTTGTGATCAGCCATTGATTGTTCGTCTGGCAGACCCTAAGAAACCCAGGATTGGTGAACAAAG AAGCACCAACGTATCAGGAAGCCCGAGATTTGGTCATCATCCTCAACCGTTTAG ACCTGAGCCTCCTGTTGGTCCAGCTGGAGGGTGTTTTCCCAATAATTCATACCCGGGACAACAAAATTCTACAAGTTTAGGACCACCAAGGAATGCTTCCCAAGTGGCATCCCATACCCCTTTTGCTCCGAATAGCATGCAGAAACCATCTCCTCAAACACAGGAACCGTCATCATCTTTTGCTCAAATGTCATCACAACCAATGAGGTCAACACAGCAAGTTTTTCAGCCTCCTACACAGACTGATTTTTCTAAGATGCAGAATCAGGTGCTTGGTCAACAGCCCCGGCAAGATTCACATCAGCAGCAAAATTTACAG CCTCCTTCTGCACGTGGTGTTCAGACCTTTAGTGGTACTCCCAACTCACCTATGGGGCGTCCAAGCTCTTGGGTAGAAGTTACTTTGGAGTGTGATTGGAGTGAACACACCTGCCCAGACGGTTTCAAATACTATTATAACTGTGTCACCTATGAAAGCTTG TGGGAAAAGCCAGAAGAGTTTGCCTTGTTTGAGCAACAACTAAAGGAGGAAAAGcttcaaaaaccaaaccatCAGCTTCATTCTTCATTATCGGGTGTCTCTTCTCAAGAAGTGCTGCCTCAGCCAAATCTTTTGAGTCAAAAACTTGAAGCTCAATATTCCTCAGCTGTACGA GAGTTGGATTGTATGCGACTTCAATCAAAAGCAAGTCCTGTTGTTAGTCCAGCATGTGTTTAA
- the WRKY55 gene encoding WRKY transcription factor 23 isoform X3 codes for MEDYNNNNDDDQQQIIKIEDTSTITDGGGGGDGGGRGGGDGGVFSFSDNIIPNGLFDFCDGDKCSVGFMELLGLNYNSEFTEAFNNPPATPNCSSSVSSASSDALNDDEPPPPPPQQQQQQHSPTKQSYYRCTSAACNVKKRVERSFADPTVVVTTYEGQHTHPSPILSRSALAVAIPPPSFIPGAGGECVGGVVAMPWLKPSNNDAHDGNTVPAMSHQYFQNSTYITAQNVAANYNRNNHIGAANAAGILQEKRFCNPNSSFLVDHGLLQDVVPPHMLKQE; via the exons ATGGAGGActacaacaacaacaatgaTGATGATCAACAACAGATTATAAAGATAGAAGATACTAGCACTATCACTGATGGCGGCGGCGGAGGCGACGGTGGTGGTCGTGGTGGTGGTGATGGTGGGGTTTTCTCATTTTCCGATAACATAATACCAAATggattgtttgatttttgtgATGGTGATAAATGCTCTGTTGGGTTTATGGAGTTGCTTGGTCTTAATTACAATTCTGAATTTACTGAGGCTTTTAATAATCCTCCAGCCACCCCCAATTGTTCGTCCTCCGTCTCCTCCGCCTCTAGCGACGCTCTTAACGACGACgaaccaccaccaccaccaccacaacaacaacaacaacaacacaGCCCCACTAAACA AAGTTATTACCGTTGCACGAGTGCAGCATGTAATGTAAAGAAGAGAGTTGAACGATCTTTTGCTGATCCAACTGTAGTGGTGACCACCTATGAAGGCCAACACACTCACCCAAGCCCTATCCTTAGCCGGTCCGCCCTAGCCGTCGCCATTCCACCTCCCTCTTTCATCCCTGGGGCGGGCGGAGAGTGTGTTGGGGGCGTTGTAGCCATGCCATGGCTCAAACCTAGCAACAATGATGCTCATG ATGGTAACACGGTTCCAGCAATGTCTCATCAATACTTTCAAAACTCGACCTACATCACTGCCCAAAATGTAGCCGCCAACTATAACCGAAACAACCACATCGGAGCAGCGAACGCGGCCGGAATCCTCCAGGAGAAACGGTTTTGTAACCCAAATTCTAGTTTTCTTGTAGACCATGGCCTGCTTCAAGATGTTGTTCCTCCCCACATGCTGAAACAGGAGTaa
- the WRKY55 gene encoding WRKY transcription factor 68 isoform X2, which yields MEDYNNNNDDDQQQIIKIEDTSTITDGGGGGDGGGRGGGDGGVFSFSDNIIPNGLFDFCDGDKCSVGFMELLGLNYNSEFTEAFNNPPATPNCSSSVSSASSDALNDDEPPPPPPQQQQQQHSPTKQLKGIKKRKEKEKEKKARFAFMTKSEVDHLEDGYRWRKYGQKAVKNSPFPRSYYRCTSAACNVKKRVERSFADPTVVVTTYEGQHTHPSPILSRSALAVAIPPPSFIPGAGGECVGGVVAMPWLKPSNNDAHGSMVTRFQQCLINTFKTRPTSLPKM from the exons ATGGAGGActacaacaacaacaatgaTGATGATCAACAACAGATTATAAAGATAGAAGATACTAGCACTATCACTGATGGCGGCGGCGGAGGCGACGGTGGTGGTCGTGGTGGTGGTGATGGTGGGGTTTTCTCATTTTCCGATAACATAATACCAAATggattgtttgatttttgtgATGGTGATAAATGCTCTGTTGGGTTTATGGAGTTGCTTGGTCTTAATTACAATTCTGAATTTACTGAGGCTTTTAATAATCCTCCAGCCACCCCCAATTGTTCGTCCTCCGTCTCCTCCGCCTCTAGCGACGCTCTTAACGACGACgaaccaccaccaccaccaccacaacaacaacaacaacaacacaGCCCCACTAAACA ATTGAAAGGGATAAaaaagaggaaggagaaggagaaggagaagaaagcaAGATTCGCATTCATGACAAAGAGTGAAGTTGATCATCTAGAAGATGGTTATCGATGGAGAAAGTACGGCCAAAAAGCTGTCAAAAACAGCCCTTTTCCTAg AAGTTATTACCGTTGCACGAGTGCAGCATGTAATGTAAAGAAGAGAGTTGAACGATCTTTTGCTGATCCAACTGTAGTGGTGACCACCTATGAAGGCCAACACACTCACCCAAGCCCTATCCTTAGCCGGTCCGCCCTAGCCGTCGCCATTCCACCTCCCTCTTTCATCCCTGGGGCGGGCGGAGAGTGTGTTGGGGGCGTTGTAGCCATGCCATGGCTCAAACCTAGCAACAATGATGCTCATGGTTCG ATGGTAACACGGTTCCAGCAATGTCTCATCAATACTTTCAAAACTCGACCTACATCACTGCCCAAAATGTAG